The stretch of DNA ACCCAATCAAAATCCGAAGTTCTGCAAGGCACGCTGGATCTGCTCGTGCTGAAGACTCTCGAATCTTTGGGGCCTATGCACGGGTGGGGTGTGGCGAGGCGCATCCAACGGGTATCGGAGGACGCGCTCCAGTTATCCCAGGGGACCATCTATCCTGCGCTGTTGCGTCTGGAGCAGCGCGGCTGGATTCTCGCCGAATGGGGCACCTCGGAAAACAATCGGAAGGTACGGTTCTACACCATCACCAAGGCGGGACGCCGGCAGCTTCGCGAGGAAACCGCGAGCTGGGAACGCATGATGGCGATCATCAATCGTGTACTTGAAGGCGCATAGTGGGAGGAAAAATGCTGGCATCAATCCGAGCGTTCTTCTGGCGACTCGCGCATCTTACACGTCGCTCAAAATCACAGGTTACTCTTGATGCCGAGCTTGAATTCCATCTACAGATGGAGACCAAGGAGAACCTCCGAAACGGTATGAGCCCGGAGCAGGCGAAGCGGGCCGCATTGCTGGCACTGGGTGGCATCGAACAAACCAAGGAAGCATACCGTGAAACCACGTCAATAAGATGGCTCGATGTACTCTGCCAAGATATGCGCTATGGCCTGCGAATACTGCGCAAGAATCCTGGTTTCACCTTGGCTGCCTCCTTATTGATCGCATTGGGGATCGGCATCAACACAACGGTCTTCAGCATCGTAGATGTTGTCCTGTTCCGACCGTTGCCCGTATCTGCGCCGGAAGAGCTGGCATACCTATACCCATCTCAATCCAACGCTCTCTTTTCCTATGATTCCTATCTGATGTTCCAAGAAAACAATCCAGCTTTCGTCGAAATGCTTGCACACGCCCCGGTGTCGGCAAAATTCACGGCTAACGGAGAAACCACGCAGCTCATAGGTGAGTTGGTCACGTCTAACTATTTTTCGATGCTGGGGATAGAACCCTTGATCGGGCGAGGTTTTATCGGGAAGGGGGCCGAGGCAAACGATCAAACCGAAATCGTTATAGGACACGATCTATGTAACCGACTATTTGCCAACACCAACGATGCCATAGGCAAGGCCATCACTCTCAATGGCGGCCAGTTCACCATCATTGGCGTCGCGCGAGCTGGATTCAAGGGCATATCAGCACCGTGGAGCCCCACTCAGTTTTGGATTCCAATTGCCTCCTGGGCTAAGCTCATGGGATACCCCCTCAACCAATGTCCTGCATATCCGATTGGGAGATTAAAACCGGGCGAGACTATCAAGGAAGCACAAGCAATTACTGCTACGCTGTTTGTCACTCGGAATCCGACATCAAAAGCATCCAGCTTGCTCCTGCTCCCATCTAGCAGGCTTCGACTTCCATTCGACCGAACTGGAGCAATTGTGCCCGCCAAGCTCGCGGCAGCCCTACTCATTGTTACAGGCATTGTTCTGCTGACTGCCATCGCAAATCTCGCCGGTGTCCTGATGGCACGTGGCGTCTCCCGTAAAAGAGAAATAGCAGCTCGATTGGCGCTTGGCGCTCCAAGATGGCGGATTGTCCAGCAACTTCTAACGGAGAGTGTCTTGCTTGTCCTCCTCGGTGGCGCATTCGCCATGGGACTAGCCCGTCTTTTGATTGGTTTGTACGTCGCGAATACTCCTGCCCGATTTAGCGCTCGACAGGTTTTCTTGGATGTGTCGATGGACGTTCGCGTCTTTTTCTTCACATTCTTGCTCTGCATCGTTACTGGAATATTAGTTGGTCTGGGGCCGGCACGACGGGCTTCCAGAATCGACCTGATGCGAGAGATTTCCGGAGGGACTGCATCCCCCTCCGCCCACGAGAGATCAAGCCTTCGCTACTGGATTGTTATCCCCCAGATCAGCTCTTCGCTCGTCTTGCTGCTTATGGCTGCCGGATTCATTGCAGTCTTATTAAGATCGGAATTTGCCGATCCCGGTTATACCTCCAACAACTTAACTGTCGTTGATCTCTCTATTTCCGATGCGCTTGTTTCCTCAATTCCGGTTCGGCGTGGAGGCGAAATCCCTCCGGAGGATCAATCGCGTCTTACCTGTCAGCGCATCCTTACCAGCATGCAATCGTTGCGTAGTGTCGACAGCTTTTGTTTGACGACCCGCTCGCCATTCCTTTCTGGTATGAGAAGGAGCACTATTATAGATAAAGATCAATTCCTGGCCGGCAATTCGCAAGGCTTTTCAATAGACGAGACATCCGTCTCGAGTCAATATTTCCGGATTACCGGGATTCATTCGCTCAGGGGACGTTACTTTGAAGATCGAGATATGAATTCTTCTCCTCCTGTGGCGATTGTGAGCGAGAGTCTGGGACGAGCTCTCTGGCCCGGCCAGAATCCAGTCGGGAAATACATTGCATCCTTCAATCCGCTGTCAAAACAATCTTCCGGAAAATGGTTTGAGGTCATAGGTGTTGTCCGGGACGTAAGGCCCGCGCTCTCTGAAGGCGGTCCAAATCCGATTGCTTATTTCGCATTTGACCAAAATCCGCTTCCCTTTGTTTCATTGATCGTACGCGGACAGGAGAATCCTCTAGTTATCGACAGGCAGGTAAAGAAAACCATAAGCAGTGCAGGCGTCAATGTTGAGATCAAGAACATCGCCAGCATGAGGGATGCAGTCGGTGAACTTCTATACCCGCGACGCATGATCACGGCTATCCTCACATTATCCGCACTATTCGCCTTGTTGCTTGCAACCGTCGGGATTTATGGTGTTATTAGTTATTCCGTGGCACAACGAACAAAGGAATTTGGGATTCGCTTCGCGCTGGGAGCAGAGGAAATCACAATAATGAAGCTCGTAGTAACCGAGGGAGCTAAGGTGGGGGCAATAGGAGCGATTTTGGGCATCATTCTCGCCATCGCAGCTTCACGAATCGCCTCGAGTATAATTATGCCCATCCCTGTAATTCAGTTAACTGTCTCTGCCGTTGTCATTGTCGCAATGGGATTTATCATCTTGATTGCCAGCTACATTCCAGCGAGGCGTGCTTCGAAGGTGGATCCAATTAAGGCCCTGCGTGATTTGTAGCTGCAGTCGCGTTGCTTTTAAGGGGGAACAATGAGAGCTGCATTTTCTAATGCAATAATCACAGGAGTATTTGCAATTGTATTTGCATCGCCCGATTTCAGCGGCACTTGGGTTTGTAATCCGATAAAAAGCGGAGCCAAAAGCGCTTCGGGGAACACTGAAATAACACTTGTCATTCGGCACACGAGCAGACAACTGAATATTCTTCGCAGAATCGAGGTCGCAGGCAAACAAATCGAATCGAATTACCAATTTGAATTGGACGGTGGCGAGCATACGGTGTCCTCTTCGGGCTTCGGGACATATAAATACACGGCCAGGTGGATCGGAAACGAGCTAATCATTGATGGAACTCGCTCTATGGCGAGTAAATCAGTGCCACACTCGTTCACCTACTCGCTCTCCGCGGATGGCAAGAGTCTGAATGTATCAGAGAGTCTCGGGCAAGGTGTTCAGCCAACCAAACAGGTGTACGTTAGAAAATAGCATTCATGTATATCGTTAGCAACGCATAGGTTAGTGCCAGGGACATGCAAGAGAATTGAGATGAAAAGCAACTCACCTTCCCAATTGCAGCTGGAGATGCTTAGGCTCATCTGGAAACACGGTTCTGCAACTGGTCGCCAAGTGCAAAACGCATTGGTTTCGAATCACCCTTTAAGTTACTCAAGCGTTCGAACCATTTTGCGCAGGCTTGAAAAGCGCGGCTACGTACGGCATCAGCCAAGTGTCAAGCCCTATGTTTATGAAACAACCATCAGGCCGCTTGGAATTGGCGCGGGACTGGCAAAGCAACTGATTGAAAGATTTTATCGGGGTAGAGTCAGATTGTTCCTGCAGGATATGGTAGAGGAAAAGGTCTTGCCGTTGCGCACCATCCTGAGGTTCAGTAGGAACGGACATCGAAATACTCGGTAGGAACGAGACCTTGGTGTAAGTCGACACCTGACATGGAACGGATTATTGCACCTCGGGCGGCTCAGCCACTGGTCGCCGCCGAATGGCAGTATGCATCTTGGGATTTCCTCCTCTCAGGGGAGATCTTATCCAGAAATGCGATCACAGCGCATCTCTACGGTACAGTCAGTGGAGCCTTTGAAGCTGTTCAACCGTCCTCATCCGAGATGACGTTATCCTGACGCACATTGAGAAGTTTTTCACGGCCTTTCAGTCGGACCCTGATTCTGATGCGCCTGCGATAGACCCAGCCGGTCAGGAAAGAACGCGCGGGAGAGTGCAGCCAAATTACATGGTCCCCTGGTTTCATGGAATGGCTCTCAGTCCTGACCGATCCGGATCGTTAGACTCCTCATAAGCTTGGTTCCGATCCCATTCGGCACGCATTTTCGCAATCCATTCCGAATTGGCGGTGACCTGAGCTTGGTGCTGCAACTCGCAAGCGATCTCGTAAAGCTCCGCGATATTCGGGAATCGCGAGAACCTCAGGACGGCACGATCGGAAAGCTGCTTCCAGTGCTCTGGATTCAGCCGCCAGCGTTCGAGCGATTTCAGATACCGCCTGGTCGTCACTTCCGACGGCTCGATCCTGTAGGCGGCCGCCAGATCCTCAAGCCACGCGATCAGATCCATGATTCCTTTCCTCCCGTTCTTTACGGATTTTGTCGAACACGGTTCTGGCGTCATCACCGGGACTCGCCCTTGCGCCGGAGTCGTACCGGCCTTCAAGGGCCCGGATCATTAGAACCGCGTATCTTATGGATTTTATTGGGCCGAAAGACAGTTCGTAATCAGTAGGCCCGCGTTGCAAATGCGACCGTTGGCTGCCGCAGAATCAACACTTGCAGACATTTGCCAAAATTTCTTAGATAGTGAGGAGCGCAGTCGCCGGCGACCGTAGCTTCCAAAGAGCCAAACCATCGGCAGTCACAAGCCACCACAGGCAAACAAGGCCGTTATCGGATGAGAAATTTCGTCTAAGATCCGGGGTTACTGGGGAAAACCTCGTTCGCAGAGACGCTAAAGATATCCTTGTTGGTTTTCCCCGCCACTGCGGCTCCAAAAATCAGCAAATAACGACAAGTCCCGACACAATCGATTGACAATGCATTGATATATCGTTAGAATGAGGGCATGAACAATCAGAAATTCCAAACAAACATTCAGGGGAGATTATGGACGCCAAAGCCGAGGTTCTGAGGCAGTACCGCATTCCTTGTTACAGAGTCTCCTTGGTACGTGAAGGCTCGGTTGCTTCTCCGCACCAGAGGTTCAGCAATTCGCGAGAAGTCTTTGAGATCATGCGACCGCTCACGCGGGATTTGGATCGGGAGCACTTCATCGTTCTCATGCTCGATTCGAAAAACAAGCTGATCGGCATGAACACCGTATCGGTCGGCTCGATAAGCACCTCGGTCGTGCACCCCAGGGAGGCAGCCAAACCGGCAGTGGTCCACAACGCAGCGGCAGTCATCGGGATCCACAACCATCCGAGTGGGGATGCAACTCCCTCTATCGAAGATCGGCAGTGCACCGAAAGGCTGGCGCAGGCATTCAAACTGCTGGGCATTCGGCTCTTGGATCACATCATCATCGGCGAGTCCGATTACTTCAGTTTTGCCGATGCTGGATTGCTCGGGCATGGGGAGTGAGCGCAAATGAGAATGACGATCGAGGTTGAAATGAGTAACGCTGCCTTTACTGAGGATGGCCCTGGGTCCGAGAGTCACGAGGCAGCCCGGATTCTCCGGGATCTGGCTGGCAGGATCGAATGCCATCCGCACTTCTCGCCCGGGCTCACGCAGGCATTGCACGACATCAACGGAAATAACGTGGGACGCGTCGATGTTCGTGGAGATCGAGTCCAGACCTCTCTGCCAGTCAATCAGACACTGGGGATCCACTCAACGATGGAGTCGAAGAGATGATGACCAGGATCGACATTGAGATTGACAGGCACGAGGCGGCAATCGAGGCCGGCCAACTCCCGGCGTATTGCCCGTTTTGCGAGGACACAGATTACGCATGGGTGCGGTGTGAACAGTGCGGCGCCCGGGTGTGCGAGCACTGCGCCGTCTCAATTGATGCCACCGGCCATCTGTGCCCGGTCTGCGCCCAGGAATCAGCCTGCGAAGAATGTGGCTGCGTGGGCGGCGATCACTTCCCGAGCTGCGCTTTTTTTGAATCTGTAACGGTTGACAATGCATTGGCCGTGTGAGGAGAGAATGCGATGCCCTTCGAACTGGAAACTTGTGGGTGGTGCGGCCTGCCAGATCCCGAACACAGGAGCGAGTGCCCATATGGCCGGGCTTGGGAAGATCGGACCGTCTACAAAGGTTTCCGGGTGTCGGACCTCCGCAAAGTCTTCAACAAGCTGGCGAACCCGCAAGACTGGAGGGGCCCGATCGCGGCATCGATGCCAGGCGAAGCCGTGCTGGGCGCCTGCGCAGCCATCGAATATTGCACGGCCACGCTTCCCCGGGTGTGTCTGGACACGCGAACGATGACCTACGTGGTTACGAGCGAAGGCTACCGAATGGGGCCGGCAGGCGATCACTGAGACCGGAGCGAGCAATGCAAGTGCAGTTGATTTCGTGGAACCGGAAGAAGCAGCGATCGATGGCTCACATGATCGCGACCGGCGGCGCGAAGACGCTCTGCGACAACATACCTGGAACCGGGACCGGGCCAGCCGGTTTAAACCAATATCCGCTCTGCCGCTGTTGCGTGGTGAAGGCTCGAAAGTTGGGGGTCCCGACGGAGTTTGTGCCTATTGTACCGGCGCCGCCAACGCCGAGACTATTGAAGTCGCCCGGCAAGAAGAAACCGTTTCTGCCTAATCCATACAAGAACATCCTGTGCGCGATTCAGTATCTCGGCGGCATCAATCCGCGCAAGCTCCGAAGGGCGGGCTGGTGGACGGAGTTTTATGAGTTTTTGCCGGCCAGTATCCGGCGGCGCATCTTTCGGCACGCCAGCACGAACAGCGTCGACTCGATCGCCACGGAACTTGCCGGGTACGGCTATCCGGTGGAGGACGCCGACAGCCTGCTCGAGTACCTGAAAGACCAGAAGAAGGTCAACTGGTCTCAGGAACCGCAAGAAGTGCAGATGACGAACGAAGACTACCTGGAACTGCGCATCAACGAACTGCTGATAGAGAACGAGGCGCTCCGGCAGCAAATCGAGAACCTGACCCGGGCGGAGGGATGCTTCGATCCGGTTGAAATGGAGGAGCCATTTTGAGAATCGACGAATTGGCACGCGAGATGACCGAAGCACAGACCCGGCAGCGCGAAATGGTACGCAGCGAGGTCGTCAACCGGGTGCTCCGTGCGCCCGAAACCCCAAATCAGAGCAAACGAACCATGCTTGGTTTGGATCGAAAGCGGCGGCCGCAAAAATCGGCGCCGATGTTTGAAGACAAGGGGCTTTTCTAGGGAGGAGTCATGTCATTACCAGCAGAGGAGTTTCAGTCATTTGCAAAAGCGATCGCGGCTGAGTTGGGCTGGACGTACCGCGAACGGGAAGCGGATAGACGGGACAGCGCGGATATCGATGGCCCCGATGGGATGAAGCTTTATCTGAACAACGGCTACTGGGATCACAGCCGAATCACAATCATGGGGAGCAGGCCCCAACAGAAAAACGGCAAACATTTCAGCGTGAACTGGCCCGACAACCTCAGGATCACAGTCGCGCCGAATCGACCGGCTAAAGCGGTCGCCAAGGATATCGAGCGGCGGCTGCTCCCCAACTATCGCGTGGCATTTCAGAAAGCCTCTGACGACATTGCGGAGCGTCATGAGCAACGGATGGAGGCAGAACGCATCGCCAACAACCTCGCCGGCATCCTCGGCTGCCAGGTCTCACAAAACAATGGAGCCGGCTCCGATTTCCAGATTCATCCCCGCAACCTGAGGAACGGCTACGCAGACATCAAAGTCAGCGAGTACTCGAACGAAGTGGAAATCAACCTGCGCTGGATCTCCGCGGAGCTTGCGGAACGCGTTTGCGCTGTCCTGAAACAGGAGGTATGTCACGAGCCCGCAATGGAAGCAATAGCAGAGCGAGCGAATCGTGGAGAGCATGAAGCCGAAGAATCTCAGGGAGCACGAGCATGAGACGTGTTAGCGCCAAACGGATAGAAGACTGGGAGGCAGAACTGGCGAGGATCGAGGACCAGATCCTGAAGAGTATTCGACGGGGGGAGGCGCGCCGCTTCGCGGCCCGGGCCGGTTGGAATCGGCATCAACGCCGCAACTGGTTGATTGATCACATCTCTTCCGCGAAAGCACAGAAAGTCGCATCTGCTTCCCATACGACCGCAGTACCAAACCCCTGACTGACTCTTGAACACCTGACGCATTAGGCGTTACTGGGGGGTAACGAAGTCGGCGTAGCCGCACTCAGGTGCGATGGGGAAAATCCCATCCCCGCATTTTAGTCGATCGCTTCATCAATAAGATCTGGCGCGACCCTCGACCAAGAATCTCTCATTGAAAAGCTCTTGTTGACATGTCCTTGGGTCTGGTATATCTTGTGTCCTACACGCGTAGGACACATACCGACAAATCTGGAGGAACGCAAGAAGATCATGAAAGAAAGGCCGAAGGGCACGTTCGGCGAACGAGAACTTGATGTCCTTCAGGCGCTGTGGCGGCTTGGTTCCGCGACGGTAACGGAGGTGCAAGAGGAGCTGCACGAAAAGGGGCATGAACTCGCCTACACCACCGTACAAACGATTCTGAATCGACTTGAAGGAAAGGGCCGTGTCGCGCGTGACTCTTCCGATCGTGCGCACCGCTATCAGCCGCTGTTTCAAGAACCCGCGGCAGTGACGGGTGCCATCCAACGCCTGGCAGATCGGTTTTTCCGTGGTTCGGTGGAAGATCTCGCCACTCATTTGGTCGAACGGCATCTCACACAAAAGCAGCTTCAACGCATACGAGCCATGGTCGAAAAGAATCGCAAGGAGCCCCAGAAATGAACTCGACCTCTTCCCCGATTTCGGTGGCCATCTGCCTCCTGATCAATCTGACGCTGTTCGGGGCCTCTTTGGCTGCCGGAGTGGCATTGGCATTCCGGTTCATTCCGATCGGCCTGCCGAGGTTGAGATACCTGATCTCGCTAGCAGTTTTTGTTGCTGCTTCCATAATTCCGGTCCTTGTCACCCTGGGAATGCCTGCCACCATGCAGCCTTTCAGCTTCCCGGTCGTGATTCAAGGAGATGCAATTGGCAGGCTGCCGGCTCACGCGGCGCAGGGACTCTATCCTCAGTCGGATTCATCGGCCCAGCCGGGCATGTCTGGCTTAAGCGAGCGCTTGAAGGCATCTATTTATCGATTTTCTCAGTCTGCAGCCGCACCATGCTTGTTCTGGTTATGGCTCGGCCTCTCTCTCTCTTGCTCATGTGCCGGGAACTTATGGGACATCTTCAGATGGCACGCGCAAGGCATGGGTGGATGGATGCCCCTGCGGCGTTGCGGGAGCAGTTGAGCTTTCCGGCATGGACCCGTCTTTACATTGACCCGCACATTGGACCATGCGCAGTGGGATGGCTGCGTGCCGCCGTCATTCTGCCGGTGCGGATTTTTGGCGGCACGACGCCCGCGGCATTACGTCAAATCACGCTGCACGAATCATGCCATGCACGCTGGCGCGATCCGCAGATCAACTCTCTGTTGCGGCTGCTGCGGGCTGCGCTGTGGCCAAGTGTGCCGCTATGGTACCTACAGCACCTTATTCAAATGGAGCGAGAGGCTGCCGCCGATCAGGCGGCCATCGCAGGGACGCCAATCAAGGGCGAGTCGGACCAAGTAACTTTGGACTATGCTGCCGTCCTCATTTCCATCGCGCAATGGCCGCAGAATAGCAGATGCTCATCCTTCAGTCAGGCGGCTCCCCACGCTGGAAGCAGAAGCCGCTTGGAAAATCGTGTATCTCGCTTGTTGAAGGAATCGCCGCATTTGAGCCTCACACGTTCGACATTCGGGGTGGTTGCCTTGCTGAGCGGATTCATAGGAACTGCGTTCCTGCCTGCAGCGGTTTTTGACCCTGCAATCCCTTCTTCGGGAAATGCCGCCAGGTCGATTGGGGGGATACCGATCCGAGCTGACAACCAGGCCGAAGGGCCGCTGCTGATCTCTTGCGCGGGCTTCACGACAATTGATAATGGTCGAATCCAGGCAAGTGTGGCTCTGCTGAACAACACAAGCCGCCGCATAGCAGGATTTAGAATGCGCCTTGCACATGGGTACCTGCCGTTCGAGAGAGTGTTCCATATCTACGGAGTGAAGATTGAGCCTCGCCAATCTTACCTGGCAAATCTCGATTGGCAGCAAGGCCACCAGCCGGATTGGCACGCGCCTAATGCGGGACTCCTACAAGTTCTCGAAGTGCAATTCGAGGGTGACGCCCGAGCTCAGTCGGAGAATCTGCCCCCACGGATAGTCGTGAATAACCCCGGAGGAGGCACGATCCTTGTGTCAAAGACCGCCAGTGGTGAAGTGGAAGAGCCGATTCTGAAGAAGTCCGAGGCAGAGCTCATTTCCTCTGCCACTGAACGCGCCGCCCCTGCCTACCCCGGCGGCGGCATAGGCGAGCAGAATTCCAATGCGGTCCTGGTTTCTGTATTAATCGACGAATCCGGCAACGTGATCCGGGCGCGCGCGGTCGCCGGAAACAGGGATCAGCTGGCTGAAGAGAGGGCGGTCGAGGCCGCCCGGAAATGGAAGTTCGTCCCGGCAGTTGCGGAGGGCGTGCCGATCAAGGAATTCGGCAGCCTGACCTTTTTCGGACAGATGGATTTCTCCAGGGGATGGATCAGCATCCGATAATTGCGCTCAACCATCCGGCGCAAAACATCTTAGATTAAGGAGATTGGCGACTATGAGACCCGTTTTCATAGCACTATGGTTGACGTGTGTGTTGACGACAGGAATCGCCACCCAGACCGCTGACCTCGGGCGGCATCTTGATGACCCTGTACCACAAGCCGCGCGCGACCTGATCAAGCGTGGCATGGACCTCGCCGGCCGCGACCGCATTGATGAAGCGATTGCGACACTCAGGAAGGCGATTGATGCAGCTCCGACCTCGCTTGAGGCACATCGTGCCTACTTACAGATCAGGATCAATTTTCAAGCGAGGAAGGATGCCGCAAAAGCAGAGTACGAAGCTCTGATGGGAAGAGAACCGGATAATCCTATCTATCCGACGGCGCTGGCGTTGGAAATGAGAGGCAAGAACGAGCTGCCGTGGTTGACGAAGGCCGCATCGCTGGCGCCAAATTGGTCTTGGGGGCACTATGCGAACGCAATCCTGACATTGGGCCGATCATGGCTTACCATCAACGACACACTCGACGGCAAGGGAGATCAGGTCCTGGCCGAGCTTGACAAGGCCACTGAGATGAATCCGCATGTTGAGTCTTTCTACAAGACATCGATCTCCTTTCAGGAGGCTCTGGGGAGGATCGACGACGCGATTCAGACGGCGGGGAAGATGACCGCGCAGCCGGAGTTACGCGCTGCCGGGCTCCTCCAATTATGGCGCTTGCGCCTGACCAAGGCCAAAGCCTCAGTAGCTGCCAAAGACGCACTACAAGGCGAGTTGGCGCAACTGTCCCGTGGAAGCAGGGACATTGACCTCTTAACATCTATCTATCAAGCGTACGTCACCCTGCTGACAGACGCTTCCAATGCCAATGCGGTAGCCGCCGAGATCCGTAAGCTCGATCCTTCCTGGTATCCCGAACGCGGCAAGGCCATCAGCATTGTGGAAACGAATACCAGCGGCATCCCTTATGCGATTCTAGCGGCGAACCACCAGTTCGCAATTTATCAAAGAGTCAAAGAGACTGTGCTCAGGCGCAACGCCGACTGGCGGAAGACCGCAAGCCAGTTGGAAGGCATCCTCGCACTTCGTCCAAATCCAGGTCTGAAGAAACTGATTAACTACATTCTTTTCGGAACTGCCCGGAACGCCGGTGATGCAGCGGCCATGATCAAATATAACGACCAGATTCGCGCGATAGACGCCAATGATCCGGCGCCTTCGGCCATGATTGCATTGGTGCTGACAGACAATAAAGCTGATTTATCCAAAGCGTTGGACTATGCACGACGGGCAGATCTCGCCCTCGCAGAACTTCACCCAATGAAGTGCCCTCCTGACATTTCTGCAGATGATTTTGAATCCAGGTTCTCATTGGAAAAGCAACAAGAGAACTATCAGCGCCAACGATCGCTCGCATTGGACGCCAATGGATGGGTGCTTTTCAAGCTGGGGAATGGGAAGGAAGCCGAAGGAAAGCTCCGCCAGTCGGTTGAGATAAATCGCAATGAGACCAATCTCATCCATCTCGCTGAAGCACTCAAGCAGCTTGGCCGAGCGGAGGAAGCACGGAGGCTCGAAGCGGAAATCACCGATAAACTGGCGGTAACCGTGCGGAAGGAGTTCACAAGCAAACCGGCGGTAGATTTTCAACTTGAGGCGGTTAATGGCAGGAAGTACCGCCTGTCCGACCTCAAAGGGAAGATTGTCCTGATCAATTTCTGGGCCACCTGGTGTGGGCCTTGTGTGAGTGAGATGCCGCTCTTCCTCAAGATGTACGAAAGCTACAAAGACCAGGGATTCGAGATTCTGGCCATCTCCGGCGACGATCCCGGCGACCGGGGCAAGGTCGCGCAATTTGCCAAGGAGCACCAATTCAATTTCCCGGTCCTCTACGATGACGGCGTATCAAAGCTCTACAATGTCACGGGCTATCCAACCAGCATTTTCATTGATCGTCAAGGCAACATGCGATACCGGATGGAAGGAGGATTTGGATCCGACGAGCGCCGCATAGAAATGATCATCAGTGAACTATTGAAGTGATGTCTTTTCATTATG from Terriglobia bacterium encodes:
- a CDS encoding PadR family transcriptional regulator, giving the protein MTQSKSEVLQGTLDLLVLKTLESLGPMHGWGVARRIQRVSEDALQLSQGTIYPALLRLEQRGWILAEWGTSENNRKVRFYTITKAGRRQLREETASWERMMAIINRVLEGA
- a CDS encoding BlaI/MecI/CopY family transcriptional regulator, with amino-acid sequence MKSNSPSQLQLEMLRLIWKHGSATGRQVQNALVSNHPLSYSSVRTILRRLEKRGYVRHQPSVKPYVYETTIRPLGIGAGLAKQLIERFYRGRVRLFLQDMVEEKVLPLRTILRFSRNGHRNTR
- a CDS encoding TonB family protein codes for the protein MARARHGWMDAPAALREQLSFPAWTRLYIDPHIGPCAVGWLRAAVILPVRIFGGTTPAALRQITLHESCHARWRDPQINSLLRLLRAALWPSVPLWYLQHLIQMEREAAADQAAIAGTPIKGESDQVTLDYAAVLISIAQWPQNSRCSSFSQAAPHAGSRSRLENRVSRLLKESPHLSLTRSTFGVVALLSGFIGTAFLPAAVFDPAIPSSGNAARSIGGIPIRADNQAEGPLLISCAGFTTIDNGRIQASVALLNNTSRRIAGFRMRLAHGYLPFERVFHIYGVKIEPRQSYLANLDWQQGHQPDWHAPNAGLLQVLEVQFEGDARAQSENLPPRIVVNNPGGGTILVSKTASGEVEEPILKKSEAELISSATERAAPAYPGGGIGEQNSNAVLVSVLIDESGNVIRARAVAGNRDQLAEERAVEAARKWKFVPAVAEGVPIKEFGSLTFFGQMDFSRGWISIR
- a CDS encoding redoxin domain-containing protein — protein: MRPVFIALWLTCVLTTGIATQTADLGRHLDDPVPQAARDLIKRGMDLAGRDRIDEAIATLRKAIDAAPTSLEAHRAYLQIRINFQARKDAAKAEYEALMGREPDNPIYPTALALEMRGKNELPWLTKAASLAPNWSWGHYANAILTLGRSWLTINDTLDGKGDQVLAELDKATEMNPHVESFYKTSISFQEALGRIDDAIQTAGKMTAQPELRAAGLLQLWRLRLTKAKASVAAKDALQGELAQLSRGSRDIDLLTSIYQAYVTLLTDASNANAVAAEIRKLDPSWYPERGKAISIVETNTSGIPYAILAANHQFAIYQRVKETVLRRNADWRKTASQLEGILALRPNPGLKKLINYILFGTARNAGDAAAMIKYNDQIRAIDANDPAPSAMIALVLTDNKADLSKALDYARRADLALAELHPMKCPPDISADDFESRFSLEKQQENYQRQRSLALDANGWVLFKLGNGKEAEGKLRQSVEINRNETNLIHLAEALKQLGRAEEARRLEAEITDKLAVTVRKEFTSKPAVDFQLEAVNGRKYRLSDLKGKIVLINFWATWCGPCVSEMPLFLKMYESYKDQGFEILAISGDDPGDRGKVAQFAKEHQFNFPVLYDDGVSKLYNVTGYPTSIFIDRQGNMRYRMEGGFGSDERRIEMIISELLK
- a CDS encoding BlaI/MecI/CopY family transcriptional regulator, with translation MKERPKGTFGERELDVLQALWRLGSATVTEVQEELHEKGHELAYTTVQTILNRLEGKGRVARDSSDRAHRYQPLFQEPAAVTGAIQRLADRFFRGSVEDLATHLVERHLTQKQLQRIRAMVEKNRKEPQK
- a CDS encoding ADOP family duplicated permease yields the protein MLASIRAFFWRLAHLTRRSKSQVTLDAELEFHLQMETKENLRNGMSPEQAKRAALLALGGIEQTKEAYRETTSIRWLDVLCQDMRYGLRILRKNPGFTLAASLLIALGIGINTTVFSIVDVVLFRPLPVSAPEELAYLYPSQSNALFSYDSYLMFQENNPAFVEMLAHAPVSAKFTANGETTQLIGELVTSNYFSMLGIEPLIGRGFIGKGAEANDQTEIVIGHDLCNRLFANTNDAIGKAITLNGGQFTIIGVARAGFKGISAPWSPTQFWIPIASWAKLMGYPLNQCPAYPIGRLKPGETIKEAQAITATLFVTRNPTSKASSLLLLPSSRLRLPFDRTGAIVPAKLAAALLIVTGIVLLTAIANLAGVLMARGVSRKREIAARLALGAPRWRIVQQLLTESVLLVLLGGAFAMGLARLLIGLYVANTPARFSARQVFLDVSMDVRVFFFTFLLCIVTGILVGLGPARRASRIDLMREISGGTASPSAHERSSLRYWIVIPQISSSLVLLLMAAGFIAVLLRSEFADPGYTSNNLTVVDLSISDALVSSIPVRRGGEIPPEDQSRLTCQRILTSMQSLRSVDSFCLTTRSPFLSGMRRSTIIDKDQFLAGNSQGFSIDETSVSSQYFRITGIHSLRGRYFEDRDMNSSPPVAIVSESLGRALWPGQNPVGKYIASFNPLSKQSSGKWFEVIGVVRDVRPALSEGGPNPIAYFAFDQNPLPFVSLIVRGQENPLVIDRQVKKTISSAGVNVEIKNIASMRDAVGELLYPRRMITAILTLSALFALLLATVGIYGVISYSVAQRTKEFGIRFALGAEEITIMKLVVTEGAKVGAIGAILGIILAIAASRIASSIIMPIPVIQLTVSAVVIVAMGFIILIASYIPARRASKVDPIKALRDL
- a CDS encoding JAB domain-containing protein, with the translated sequence MDAKAEVLRQYRIPCYRVSLVREGSVASPHQRFSNSREVFEIMRPLTRDLDREHFIVLMLDSKNKLIGMNTVSVGSISTSVVHPREAAKPAVVHNAAAVIGIHNHPSGDATPSIEDRQCTERLAQAFKLLGIRLLDHIIIGESDYFSFADAGLLGHGE